Sequence from the Paenibacillus tundrae genome:
CACGCAGTCCATTGGTTACACGTGATATTGATCTGATTAAGGAACTAACTAAGCGAAGCAATGTTATCGTTTCGATGACCGTAGAGACCGACCGAGAGGATGTAAAACAAATATTTGCACCCTATGCACCCGGGATTCGATTACGAATGAAGGCTTTGCAGGAGATGCATCAGGCAGGGATACCTACGCAGGCTTCCATCTCGCCCGTATTACCGTTCACGCCAGATTTCCCTAAGAAGCTACTAGGTATCGTTGATCATATCTGGATTGATACGTTAAACATTGGCGATGGTGCAAGCGGTAGACGTTCCAAGTCGCTCGGTATGCCTGAACTTTTTAAAGAACACGATCTGGAGAAATGGTATCGTCCGAACATTCATCGGAGTGTGGAGAAGTATTTCAAAACCGTTTTCCCAGAAGAGATGGTTCGTGTTTCGAAGGAAGAAGCCTTCTTAGGTTAGTCGAGTTTTATAGATTAAACAGCCGCCATAGGGCGGCTTTTTTCTGTTATGCATTAGGAAGAACGTATAGCAATTATCAACATCTCACTCGAACATAGAGAGTGCAGTGAGCAGAAATAGAAGCGTATAAATGTGTTTTCAGAAGGACATGCTGTCGTTAACTATGAATATTTGAATACGTCACGCATCTGGAGGACACACCATGAGCACGTTAGAGAAAACATTACTGACCGGTAAATTAATAGAAGATGAAGCTACTCTGCGCACCACATTTGCAGGTTGTTCCGATGTTATATTTCATTCGTTCCGTACGGCCTGTCAGACTGCTGCGTTATGTGTGTACTGTGTCGGGTTATGTGATACGGATCGGCTAGAACGTCATGTGTTAGGGCCACTTATGGAAATGAAAAGAAATGCAGAGCCTACGCAAGTTCCAATGGCTTCATCTAAGACCATTCTTGCCTTAAGCCAAGCTGTCCAGGCGGTGATGGAAGGACAAGCGCTTATCCTGATGGATGGCGAAGTACCGGGCACACTTTACCCCTTGTACCAAGTTCCCAGCCGAACGCCGGAGGAGCCAGCAGCGGAATCTACGGTGCGAGGTTCACGGGATGGTTTTACCGAATCTTTGAGTACGAATCTATCTTTGCTTCGAATGAGAATCAAAACACCAG
This genomic interval carries:
- a CDS encoding SPL family radical SAM protein, with the protein product MKTTEILAKQILTEAKGYLNVGFTHSLNPYSGCAFSCQYCYVREMPIQRFKDIPWGEWVDVKINAAENYAKEWKKLRAKNKPIHLFMSSATDPYQPIERQAEITRGVLEAMMECPPDHLQIQTRSPLVTRDIDLIKELTKRSNVIVSMTVETDREDVKQIFAPYAPGIRLRMKALQEMHQAGIPTQASISPVLPFTPDFPKKLLGIVDHIWIDTLNIGDGASGRRSKSLGMPELFKEHDLEKWYRPNIHRSVEKYFKTVFPEEMVRVSKEEAFLG